The DNA sequence TTATGCATATTTTTAAGATTCCGGAATTCGGCAAATAGTATTTTAATTGAGAGGTTGGTAAATCTATAATATGGGAAATGGAATCAAAAAAAAGTAATTTAAACCAACGTTTATTTTACCATACTAATATATTATATTCCACAACACAATAACGGAAAAAACTTTATAAATTGTTATCTTTTATAAATGTTGCCAAAGTTTTGATGTTAATTTTCAATTTTTTAGCCATTTTTTGCTGTGAAAATTCTTCTTTTTTCATTTTCAGTATCAGCGCCTCTTTTCCGGTTAATTTTTTTCTCGTTGATTTTCTGCCAACCGGTCTTCCGAGTTTGATTCCGGCTGCTTTTTTACACGCCAACGCCTCTTTTGTTCTCTGCGAAATCAAATTTCTTTCAAATTCGGAAAAAATTGCAAATATGGGAGCGATAAGTTTTGCATATTTACTTTCTTGCGTATTGAAATTTTCCTTTATGGAAACAATGTCCACATTTCGCTTCTCGCAT is a window from the Chitinivibrionia bacterium genome containing:
- a CDS encoding recombinase family protein, with amino-acid sequence MIYGYIRVSTDKQTTENQKFEIENYCRKNGVEIDKWIGEKISGKIDFEQRCLGKILRKTVKGDVIICSELSRLSRTMYALITILYQCEKRNVDIVSIKENFNTQESKYAKLIAPIFAIFSEFERNLISQRTKEALACKKAAGIKLGRPVGRKSTRKKLTGKEALILKMKKEEFSQQKMAKKLKINIKTLATFIKDNNL